Genomic segment of bacterium:
CTTCAGAAATCTCCAGCACCTGCCCGTTTCTCATTTTCCCATCAGGCAGGGTAACCTCAACCATTTCACCGTAAGAAATCCCTTTTATTCCCTTTAAAAATATTAAAGGCCCTGTCACATAATTAATTGTCCGATATTCGCTTGTAACTAGTTTTATTTTATTTGACATTTTTTATAATACCTCCAATGCAACAATATCTGTGGTTATTTTTTCGGCAAAATGATTCAGCACTTCTTCTGCTTTGTCCAAAGGTATCTCCTTCATTCTCGCGATTTCATTTTTTATCGGCAATGAAAATATTTGCTGCAGGGTCACGCCTCGTTCAATCGCTTCAGAAGTCGCGTTATAAAAATTAATAATTACTTTCAGCATTAAATATTGTTTTCTTGGCGAGCAATATGCGTCTATTTCATGGAAAGCAAATTGCTGAAGGAAATCTTCCCTTAATATTTTTGTGGTCTCCAATATTATCTTTTCTGTTTCAGGCAGGGCGTCAGGCCCTACTAGCTGCACAATTTCCTGGAGCTCCACTTCTTTTTGCAGGAGGAACATTGCTTTATCTCTTAATTCTTTCCAGTCAGCGGACACATTTGTTAAATACCAATTCTGCACCTGGTCCACATACAATGTGTAACTTTTAATCCAATTGATGGCGGGGAAATGCCTTCTATGTGCAAGATTCGCGTCTAATGCCCAGAATGCCCCGGAAATCCGGAGGGAATTCTGTGTCATTGGTTCAGAAAAATCTCCGCCGGGAGGTGAGACGGCCCCGACTACCGTAATCGAACCCGAACGTTCACTTTTGCTTGAAAGGCATATGACCCTCCCGCTTCTCTCATAAAAATTGGCAAGACGCGTGGCAAGATAAGCGGGGTAGCCTTCTTCCCCCGGCATTTCCTCAAGACGGCCTGACACTTCACGCAGGGCCTCACCCCAGCGGGATGTTGAGTCCGCCATCATCGCCACATCATACCCCATGTCCCTGAAATATTCAGCCAGGGTTATTCCTGTATAAATAGACGCTTCACGGGCGGCAACAGGCATATTAGAAGTATTAGCAACAAGAATCGTTCTCTGCATTAAAGGAACACCTGTTTTAGGATCAACCAGCTGCGGAAATTCAACCAATACTTCGGTCATTTCATTCCCGCGTTCACCGCACCCTACATAAACAATAATATCGGCGTCCGCCCATTTAGCCAATGACTGCTGTGTCACTGTCTTGCCGCTTCCAAACGGCCCGGGAATAATCGCGTTCCCGCCTTTAGCTATGGGGAAAAAAGTATCAAAAATCCTCATCCCTGTTAAAAATGGAAAATCCGGGTCCAATTTCTTTTTATACGGCCTCGCGTTGCGCACAGGCCATTCCTGTTTCATTTTTATTTCAAAATTATTATCCAGTACAGCAATTGTATCATTTATCGTATATTCGCCTTTTTTAACTATTTTTACAACCTTGTGCAGTTTTTCCAATGCGGGCGGGACCATTATACGGTGTTCAAAAGTCCCGTTTTCCATAACAATTCCAACCAAATCCCCGCTGCCAATTTCATCGCCTACATTAACTTTGGGTTCAAAAACCCATTTTTTATTTATATCCAGGGCGGTAACACTTACGCCTCTTGAAATAAATTCTCCATAACTTTTTGCGATCTCAGGCAGCGGGCGCTGGATCCCGTCATATATGGATGTTAAAAGACCCGGCCCCAATTCAATCTTTAACGGTTGTTCGGTACTTATAACTGATTCTCCGATAATCAAGCCCGAAGTGTCTTCATATACCTGTATTGTCGCCTTGTCACCTTCCAGGCGGATGATTTCACCAATCAAATTCATTTCACCTACTTTTACGACATCATACATCCTTGCCCCTGTCATTTCTTTCGCGATAACAACAGGCCCTGATATTTTTGATATTTTTCCTTTCAGCATATTTTCCCTTTAATCCTTTAATAAATTGTTATGTTTTTCTTAATGAAATATCAAATCCAACTGCTTTACGGATCAAACGCGCTAAATAGCTTCGCCGTGCGTCACCGACAGCCTCGATCTTCTCTTTTACAGGCAAAGCGACAACAATTGGTTTATAGGCGCGGTCAATTTTCTCCTGTGTACGCTGATCTATCGCAGATATAAAGCTTTCATTTAAACCAATAATACCTATTGTATCGTCATTCAGAAGGGTAATAAGAATACGTTTTGCTTCTTCGCTGTTTGAAGCTTCATATGACTCAATACCGGCCAATCTAAATCCATATACCGTGTCTTTATCGGAAATCACGACAACTTTGTACAAAATTACTCCTTAAATATTATACTAAAACCAATTTATCCCTGATTTTTGTTTCGGGCATGCCGATCTTCTTACAGCGCATAATTATTCGCAGGTTTACAACTTCATTGTATTTTCTCCAGATATACCCGATTGGAATACCCACAGATAAAGAATTTTTGTTGTAAATGCTTATGCCTTTTTTTATCAGCATTTCTTCTATTTTTCTCTCAAGAATTGACATTGAATTATATTCTAAATAACGCTGTAAAACACTCTTTAAAATCACGCCAAAAGATGTAGATTCAAGCTCTTTCAAAACCTTCTCCACATCCATAATCAGACATAACTTAACAAATTTTTTTTCACTTATTTCCCTGCCGCCATGGACAAAATATTCCCTAATGCTTTTTACCACCTCAGTTTTATCAAACACTTTTATTTTTTCAAAACCCTCACCGTATATGGTTTTCGGGTCTAAAGCTTTTCTTCTGAAATCCAAACCATTATCAGATTCTTTAAGCCTCTTGCCGATTAAATCAACGGTATTTTTAAAAATCCTGCTTAAAATGGTAGTCTCTGATTTCGTGGGGAAAATTATTCCTCCCGCCTTTTGTTCCTTGGTCAGCCTGCTCCAAAATGTATCTTCCTCTTTTGGAATTACATAATCAGATTTGTTTATTTTTGTTTCACCGGACCTTTTCTGCATTAAATCCTCGAGATCCATTAATTGCAATCTTAATATTGTAATCGTATTGATTGCATCGACTTCATAAGTAATCAAATCTTCCAATATTTTGCAATCATAGCTTCTGTTTTTTACTATATCAAGAACATATTGATAATACATTTTATAAAGAGACAGTTCAAGAACAGACGGATTATTCTGTTCAATATATTCCTTGTATTTTTTTATCAAAGCTTTACCGTAAGGCGACCCCCATGTAGCTAAAAGGTCTATTATTTCTTTTACCGTATTTTGCTGGTTTAATTGGTCTAAAAATGGCGTGTCTAATTCTCCGGCGGGAATAAGGCTTTCAGAAATCTGTTCTTCTGTCGCTTTGATATGCTTGCCTCTAATCAAGGTAATTATATTATGAAGGTCCCATCTTCCAAGCAAAAGTAAAATTAGATCATGAGGCTCTCCAGCAGTAAAATTTAATATTCTCCTGAAATTGCGAGATAAATTCCTCTTGAGAGCCTCATCGACTCCCGACATTCCAGATTTTGAAATAACACATTCATCTATTTCCGTTCTGTATGGTGATTTTTCAAGAAGATTTACAAGGCTCATGAATTCCTTGGTATGCAGCAATTCTTCATAAAAATCACGGTTAAGCAGAACGCTTTTCATCGCTCTCACGCGCGCGTTTATATATCCGTAGTTGTCAATATGCGCAAGAGATCTAGGCTTCACTGAAAAGTACCTCGTTGAGCTGTGTTTTCAAAAACTCTTTCGATTTGAATAAACGCGATTCAAGATTGTTCGAAACACGTATTCGATCATTATCAACATTTAAAGACAAGCCGCCTAAATAATTTTTCCCTGCCGCAACCGGATAACTTAAATTGAGTTCTTTTAGAATACCAGATATCAATTCTTTATCTTTTTGATTTACTTCCACAACTATTCTGTCTCCCTTAATCGCATCTAAAGATTCAACCAATAAATTTTTTAATATTTTTTTATAAATTTCTTGATTGTTATGAATATCTTTCAGATGTTTCTCCAAATCAGAATAAATTTTAGAAATAAATTCTTCCTTGGTTCTTGTAACCGCCTTCTTGCGGTTCAGGTCTGTTTCAATTTGAATTCTGGCCGCGTCGCCTTTCAGCTTTAAATCCATCTTTTCAATATGAAACATCTTTAAATTATTGGCTTCTTCTTCCGCTTCTTTAATGATTTGCTCGGCGTCTTTTTGCGCTTTATTAATCAGATCGTCGCGCAAACGCTTAGCTTCCTCTTCAAGTGTTTCAAACACCTTCTCAAGTGACATATTTTACTCTCCTATTGCATAGTCTATTTTACAAAGAATAGAATCATCGCGCCGACAACAAAACCTAAAACGACCATTGTTTCCGGTATAGCCACCAAAATAAATACCGTACCAGATAATTCAGGTTTTTCCGCCATGGCTCCGCAGCCAGCCTGGCCGATTTTGCCCTGTGTCATTGCTGTCGCGATAGCTGTTAACGCAACCGATAACATCGCCGCAAACGCCACACCTACTTTAAGGACTACGTCCGACATCGCGTACGTACCGACCGCTGCTGCCTGAGTAGCGGCTTCTGCAACTGCTTGTACTGGTTCTGACATAATTATTCACCTCCAATCTTTTTAAAGGGTTTGTATTCCGTATCTGCTGGTTCATAGAATTTCGAAAAACATTCAACCAGGTGTAAACGCAAAGTGTGTATTGACGGGCTGAATGAGCTTACGATTATGTTGATTGAGTGGAGCAAAATGGCAAGCACCACACCGACAATTTTCATCCCAATGCCGCCCATCCCGCCGATTTGGATCCCCAGCTGATTGGCAACAACGCCGAGGATCACCCCGGCAAGACCGATTGCCATAATACGGGCGTATGAAAAAGTGTTGCTGAAAGTGCCAAGGATCTCTACGATTCCTTTTATCCCGCCGCCCTTCGCGGCAAGAACGACCCCTACAGCTATCATTATCCCGCCTATTGTTTTGAGTATCTCGATTCCGTTCAATATCCCCGCGATTAAAATCACCGGTCCAAGGATAATAGTGGTGAATATCCCGGCTTTTTCATAAGTATGTTCTTTATTATGTTCCCTTATGCCGTTGATCATGCCGAATATCAAACCGAAACCGATGTGTATGACACCCATGATAATCGCCAATACCAGGAGCTGGCTCATAAACACCATCCTGTTTAAAGGAAAAGGTACCCCAAAAACGTTATAGGTCGGTAAATGTATTTTAAGGTGCTCAAGCACCAGCTCGAGCCCGTTGCCAAACGCTTCGAGGTACATGATACCCCAGATTATTGCACCGATGGAGGATATTCTCAACACCTTGGAAAACACCATAAAAACATCGTCGCCTTTGGATGCTTTTTTAAGCAGATAAGCAATATACAGCATAATTAAACCGTAGCCGATGTCTCCCACCATCATTCCAAAAATAATAGGGAAAAATATAGCCATAAAAACTGTCGGATCTATCCCCCCGTATTTTGGTTTTTTCACAAAAGAATAAAAGAATTCAAAAGGTTTCGCCCATGCAGGGTTAACAAGCGCGACTGGAGCGTTCTCCAGGTCATGATGCGAATTATCAAGCTTTAATATCGCGACTTTCCCAAAGAATTCATTAATTAAATCATTTTTACATTTCTCAAATTCTTTTTCAGGTATCCATCCGGTAATAATAAAAGTATGCCCTGTGCTTCCAAATTGCGGAATGACTTTTATTTCTTCATCTTTGTCCCTTAAAACATTCCTGACGGCAATTACGCGATGGTGCCAGGTAGCGGATATATTTTCCAGTTCATTATTGATTCCCTTCAATTCCTCGGGTATTTGTTTTCTTCTTTCATTAATTTTGACAAGCGCGTTTTCAAAAGAATCTTTAGCGACTTCTTCGGGTAGTTTTATTTCATTGACTTTTTCCATTGAAAAGAAATCGTGGACGGATTTTGAATAAATTTTGTTGTAGATTATGATAATACCTATATTTTTATTATCAACAGGGGCGGAAACCAGATGGCATTGTTTTTTACATATAATTTCAAGCTCTTCTTTCAGGCCGTCAATAGCGGCCTTGTTTTCTATATCAAGGAGAAGCGCTATTGATTCGAAACCTTCGGTAGTGCAAATTTGTTTTGCCAGCGGCTGAATTTTTTCCAATATCGGCTCGTATTTCGAATAAACCGACATCTTGGCTTCCAGGTCGTTCTTTTTCTCATAAAGCTCCGTGGCTTTTATTTTTACGCCGTCAAATATTATATCAACCTCTTTTAACAAATCGTCAAAGGATTTGTTCCACAATTCTTTATAATGGGCCCTGGTTTTTTCTCTATCTATTTTTGTGTCTTTTAAGGTTATTATTATGCCGTTTACTTTTGTCAAAGCCGATTCAATTCTTTTCTTTTTTTCAGCTAAAATCGGTTCAACAACCATTGGGGTCATATAGGATTCTTCTTCATGTGTTTCATTTATTTCACGCGTAATATTTTCAACATGAAGGGTACCTACCTGATGCATATAACTTACAACATCGAGAAAAATAGTTTTTGGACCTACGACCTGCACCTTCGCCATTTTTAAATGCATAATAAGCCCCCTTTTTTATTTATTATTAAATTAAACGTTCGGGATAATCTCTTTAAGCAAAAATTCATACGCCTTCTTATAATTTTTCTCTGCGATATTTTTAGCTTTTACTGTCTCATTATTATCAAATTTATTTTTATCTTTCAGGAGTAAAGAAAACTTTTGCTTATAATATGTTTCTGCCTCTTTTAATGCTTCATCCTTGGCGTTGCTTTTAATTTCATTGGATTTCTTTCGCGCGTCGGCGATAATCATTTCGGCTTGTTTTTTTGCTTCAAGGTATTTCCCGCTGAATTCCAATTCTTTTTCTTTAATTTTTTTCAGCGGACTTTCTGATTTGTGGGGTGGATTTTTATCATGACCGTTATTTTTAGACATTAATCATCTCCTCAATTTTCCCAATTAATTATAAAATAAAGTTAAATAGTATATCACTATAAAAAATAACTGTCAAGCTAAATTTAATCTTTATCTTTAATTTTTTCGATTTTTTGAATTATTTTATATTGTTTATTACCTATAAAAAACAGGTAAAAACTAATAAAAATCCAGATTAAACTATATGCCGCAAAAAGATATTCAAAATTTTGCATTTACCGCGCTCCTATTTTTTATTTTCCAATTCATCTTTGATTAAATCTATACTTACATTAAGTATTATAACTGATAAATAAAGAAAAGTAAATCCAATAATTGAAATAATCAATGTTTTCAGCATAACGGGGTCAAGCCCCCCCTTTTTACTCGCTATGACCGCCTGGGGGTGTATTGTTCTCCACCAGCGTATCGACATATATACTATCGGCACATCTATAAATCCTATAATCCCGAAAACCGCTGAAGCTTTCGCCCCTTTCACCTCATTTTCAGTAAAAGGCCTTATAAAAATATAAGCCATATATATCATCCATAACACCAGGGTCGTAGTCAGCCTCGCGTCCCACGACCACCACGCGTTCCAAATCGGACGGGCCCAGATAGGCCCTGTTATTAATACGATAGTACAGAATATTATTCCTATCTCCGCGGATGAATGGGCGACAATATCCCATATTTTTTCTTTTTTCCATAAAAATATAATGCTTGAAATAAAAACGATAAAAAAGGAAAAAAAGGAAAGCCACGCGGAAGCGACATGGAAATAGAATATTTTTTGTATAATGCCCATTGTTTCCTCGACAGGCGATAAAATAAAAATATAATAAAGGGAAGCCTCAATCGTGACAAATGTAACCCCCAGAAGAAACAAATACAACCTGTAAAAATATTTATTCAGCATAATTATTCCTCAATCAAATATTCAAAGGTAAGATAAGATACTACTATAAATATTATATCAAAAGCAATAACTAATTTTATCCATGAAGTTATCTCTTCAAGTGTTTTACCTTCTAAAATACCGGACGTTGTTTTTACTGAAGCTAAAATCACAGGAACCATAATCGGGAACAATAAAATAGGAAGCATGATTTCTCTTGTTCTTGTGTTTACCGCCATCGCGCTTAACGCCGTGCCCAGTCCTGAAATTCCCGCGATACTCAGAAAAAAGATTAATATTAACTTAGGAAGAAATAAAAAAATATTTATATTATAAAAAACCGTAAATACAGGGAGGCTTAATCCGACCACTATGAAAATAAACACCATATTGCCTATCATCTTCGCGAGATAAATCGCGCCCCTGTCAATGGGGCTCAGCATAAGCCCTGAAATACAATTATTTTCTCTTTCAGGAAGAAAGGTCCGGTTTAATCCTAAAATACTTGAAAAAATATACGCGACCCAGAGTATCCCGGGAGATATTTCATTAATATAGGACGCTCCCGGTTCAAAAGTGAAATTAAAAATCACAAACACCAGAATGGTGAAGATAATTATCGAACTTACTGTTTCTTTCGACCTGAATTCGCTGATTACATCTTTATATACTATCGCCCAGATTACATTGAAATAATTTTTCATTTTTTATTTATGCATTGCAAATAAAGGTTAAATATATTTTCTTTTCTTATATTGTTTTTATCTTCCAGCAATTTTATCTGTCCATTGACAAGGATAGCAATTTTTGTCGCTGTTGTCCATCCTTTTTCAAGATCATGTGTCGTGACAATCACGGTCTTTTTTTCCGTGTGAAAGTTTTGGAGGATATTTGTCAGCAAATCTGACGCCTGCGGGTCCAGGCCGGTATAAGGCTCATCCAGGAATATTATCCTGGGGTCATGCAATATGGATCTTGCTATCGCGAGCCTCTGGCTCATCCCTCGTGAAAATGTGCGCACTAACGTATCCCTGTGGACCGCCAGGTTAAATTTTTCCAAAAGACAGCTTACTCTTTCTCCCAGATTATCAATACAATACAATTTCCCGTAAAAAACAAGGTTTTCCTCGGCGGTCAGGTTCCCGTATAAAAAAGAATCGTGAGAAATAATACCTATATTTTTGCGTATCGACGGTTTATCGTCATTTATTGATATTCCGCATATTTTCACATCACCGCAGGATGGATGCAGAAGAGTCGACATAATTTTAAGGAGGGTCGATTTGCCGGCGCCGTTTGGGCCGAAAAGGGTGAGAGATTCTCCGTCACATAAATTCAAATTTACACTGTCAAGGGCAACTTTTTTACCAAAATATTTTGATACATTTTTGACTTCAATTACACTGTCCATTATTCGTTAATATTGTGGTGCCGGGTTTTAAACTTGTTTTTATCTGGTCTATTTTCTGGTAAATTAAAATAACTTTTGTTTTATATTCTTCTTTTAATTTCGCGAAATCATTATCTGAAATTTTACCTGTTTTATATTCAAATTCTAAATCCTTCAATAAATTAAAAATCACCATTTTATGTTCCTGTAACTCTTTTATTTTCTCATCTTCCGGCGCTTCCCGCAAAAATTCATTTTTTGAAGGACCAAAGAAAATCGGCGAAAGGACATATAATATGCTGATTAGTAAAAGTACTGATAAGATTACTATAACCATTTATTCCCCTCTTTTAAAATTTTCATATTCCTCATTAAATTTTTTTTCATAACCGGACAGCCCTTCCGAAGTTACTTTTTCCTTTTCCAATTGTGAATTTATTTCACCCCGTTTAATCCACTTTTCTATATATATGTATATTATGACAAATACCAGAAGTAACCCGAATATCGGCACTAAATAAGAGGTCCTGCCAAACCCCCTGCCGGTGGCGTTAACCAATGAACTTAAGCCGTATTGACTTACAAAGGCGTCCAGGATTTCATCTTTTGTCTTGCCCTCACCAACCAGTCTCTGCAATAGAGAAAGCATTTCTTCATGCTTTGGACAGCCGTGCTGGTGTTCCAAACTTTCCTGGTCATCAGGGCATTTAATCTCTGGAAGCATTTCATCAACTGTAACCGCGGACACCTTATTTTGTGAAGAATAGACTGCGAAAAATAATAGAATCAAGAACACCCGTTTTATGTTCACTTTATCTCCTGGTTATTTTCTATGTTAAAATTAACGGCGCTATTTACAGCCGGGTTTATCTTTTTGCCGTTTGGCCAGAAAGCTATCACAGTTCCTATAAAAATTACTATCCCCCCTAACCACATCCATATAACTAACGGATTTACCAACACTTTAAAACTGGCCACTCCTGAATTAAGATTATACCCGCCGAGAATTACATACAAATCCTCAAGCAGTGTTGACGCGATTGATACCTCTGTGGACGGCTGTTCGCTGTTCGGGAAGAAATTCTTTTCCGGGCGCAGCCTGTATAATGGCTTATTATTTTTATAAACTTTTAACTGCGCGTAAACTATTTCTTTTGTATTAGAGGGCAAATATTTTATATCTTCATATAATAACTTATACCTGCCTATTTCAAAAGTTTCGCCCGGTTTTATTCCCTTGGTGTCTTTCTCCAGGGAATAAGCCCCTATACCTGTCATTCCTACATACATCATGACTATACCAATGTGAACGATGTAACCCCCGTATCTCCTTTTATTTTTCCATATAAGCGTAAAAAATGAAATAAAATAGTTCCTGCCGGTATTTTCTTTTCTCACAACTGTGCCCCTGAACAATTCCATGAAAATAGCCATTATCACAAAAACTATAAAGGCGGCAGGTATTAAAGCGATTATTTTCCGGACACCCATGGCGTAAAAAATTACTGTTAATACGCCTGAAACAATTATTGGAAAAATAAAATTCTTTTTAAAATTCTGTAATGAAGTTTTTCCCCATGAAATCAAGGGGCAAATTGCCATCAAAATTAAAAGAATTATCCCGAGCGGGACATTTACCTTGTTAAAATATGATATGCCGAGTGTTAATTTGCTTCCCGTGATTAATTCAGAAAAAACAGGGAACATCGTCCCCCAGAATGTTACAAAGAAAATACCTACCAGGACAAAATTATTAAAAAGAAACATGCTCTCCTTGGATATCATTGATTCCATTTCATTTTGGTTTTTCAGATAATTTTTACGGATTATCAGTAAAAGAAACGGCCCCAGGAGGCATAAAACTATGAAGCTTATAAAATACGGGCCGACGCCTGTTTCTCCAAAAGCGTGCACTGAGGACAACACTCCGCTGCGGGTAAGAAATGTCCCAAATATGCATAGCGTAAATGTTAAAATTATTAAAGCCATGTTCCATATTTTCAACATCTCTTTCTTTTCCTGTATCATCGCGGAATGCAAAAAAGCGGTCCCGACAAGCCACGGCATAAGCGAGGCGTTTTCAATCGGGTCCCATGCCCAATATCCCCCCCACCCTAATTCAACATACGCCCACTGTGCTCCCAGAAGGATTCCAAGACTCAGAAAGAACCATGAAAAAAGGGACCATCTCCTGATACTTTTTATCCATTCATTGTCTAATTTTTTACTTATAAGAGCGGCAATCGCGAAAGCGAATGGGATTGTATAGCCAACATAGCCTATGAAAAGTGTCGGGGGATGCCATATCATCCCGGGGTTTTGCAAAAGCGGGTTTAAGCCATATCCGTCCGGGGGAACAAAACTTTTTCCTGTTACCGAATCAAATGTCTTTGAAAACGGGTCGGCGACCCTGATTAGCACAAAAAGGAAAAAAAACTGGACAAAAGACACAATGGAAATAACATAAGGAAAAAATTCTATGTCTTTTTTCCTGTTTGACAAAATCAACACAGCATTGAACAGGGACAATGTCCACCCCCAGAAAAGAAGCGAACCTTTCTGCCCCGCCCAGAAGGCTGAAATAGTGTAAGTGAGTGAAAGAGACCTGTTTGAATGCTGATAGATATATTCTATGCTGAAATCCCTTTTGATAAAAGAATAAAGCAATAAAAGAGAACTCAAAGTGACAAAAACAGAACTGACAATTAAACTGTTTTTTGAACTTTTCACCAGGGGATAAGATTTAAAATTTATACCGAATATTACTA
This window contains:
- a CDS encoding V-type ATP synthase subunit A; the protein is MLKGKISKISGPVVIAKEMTGARMYDVVKVGEMNLIGEIIRLEGDKATIQVYEDTSGLIIGESVISTEQPLKIELGPGLLTSIYDGIQRPLPEIAKSYGEFISRGVSVTALDINKKWVFEPKVNVGDEIGSGDLVGIVMENGTFEHRIMVPPALEKLHKVVKIVKKGEYTINDTIAVLDNNFEIKMKQEWPVRNARPYKKKLDPDFPFLTGMRIFDTFFPIAKGGNAIIPGPFGSGKTVTQQSLAKWADADIIVYVGCGERGNEMTEVLVEFPQLVDPKTGVPLMQRTILVANTSNMPVAAREASIYTGITLAEYFRDMGYDVAMMADSTSRWGEALREVSGRLEEMPGEEGYPAYLATRLANFYERSGRVICLSSKSERSGSITVVGAVSPPGGDFSEPMTQNSLRISGAFWALDANLAHRRHFPAINWIKSYTLYVDQVQNWYLTNVSADWKELRDKAMFLLQKEVELQEIVQLVGPDALPETEKIILETTKILREDFLQQFAFHEIDAYCSPRKQYLMLKVIINFYNATSEAIERGVTLQQIFSLPIKNEIARMKEIPLDKAEEVLNHFAEKITTDIVALEVL
- a CDS encoding V-type ATP synthase subunit F, whose protein sequence is MYKVVVISDKDTVYGFRLAGIESYEASNSEEAKRILITLLNDDTIGIIGLNESFISAIDQRTQEKIDRAYKPIVVALPVKEKIEAVGDARRSYLARLIRKAVGFDISLRKT
- a CDS encoding V-type ATPase subunit; amino-acid sequence: MKPRSLAHIDNYGYINARVRAMKSVLLNRDFYEELLHTKEFMSLVNLLEKSPYRTEIDECVISKSGMSGVDEALKRNLSRNFRRILNFTAGEPHDLILLLLGRWDLHNIITLIRGKHIKATEEQISESLIPAGELDTPFLDQLNQQNTVKEIIDLLATWGSPYGKALIKKYKEYIEQNNPSVLELSLYKMYYQYVLDIVKNRSYDCKILEDLITYEVDAINTITILRLQLMDLEDLMQKRSGETKINKSDYVIPKEEDTFWSRLTKEQKAGGIIFPTKSETTILSRIFKNTVDLIGKRLKESDNGLDFRRKALDPKTIYGEGFEKIKVFDKTEVVKSIREYFVHGGREISEKKFVKLCLIMDVEKVLKELESTSFGVILKSVLQRYLEYNSMSILERKIEEMLIKKGISIYNKNSLSVGIPIGYIWRKYNEVVNLRIIMRCKKIGMPETKIRDKLVLV
- a CDS encoding V-type ATP synthase subunit E; this translates as MSLEKVFETLEEEAKRLRDDLINKAQKDAEQIIKEAEEEANNLKMFHIEKMDLKLKGDAARIQIETDLNRKKAVTRTKEEFISKIYSDLEKHLKDIHNNQEIYKKILKNLLVESLDAIKGDRIVVEVNQKDKELISGILKELNLSYPVAAGKNYLGGLSLNVDNDRIRVSNNLESRLFKSKEFLKTQLNEVLFSEA
- a CDS encoding ATPase; its protein translation is MSDVVLKVGVAFAAMLSVALTAIATAMTQGKIGQAGCGAMAEKPELSGTVFILVAIPETMVVLGFVVGAMILFFVK
- a CDS encoding V-type ATPase 116kDa subunit family protein — protein: MHLKMAKVQVVGPKTIFLDVVSYMHQVGTLHVENITREINETHEEESYMTPMVVEPILAEKKKRIESALTKVNGIIITLKDTKIDREKTRAHYKELWNKSFDDLLKEVDIIFDGVKIKATELYEKKNDLEAKMSVYSKYEPILEKIQPLAKQICTTEGFESIALLLDIENKAAIDGLKEELEIICKKQCHLVSAPVDNKNIGIIIIYNKIYSKSVHDFFSMEKVNEIKLPEEVAKDSFENALVKINERRKQIPEELKGINNELENISATWHHRVIAVRNVLRDKDEEIKVIPQFGSTGHTFIITGWIPEKEFEKCKNDLINEFFGKVAILKLDNSHHDLENAPVALVNPAWAKPFEFFYSFVKKPKYGGIDPTVFMAIFFPIIFGMMVGDIGYGLIMLYIAYLLKKASKGDDVFMVFSKVLRISSIGAIIWGIMYLEAFGNGLELVLEHLKIHLPTYNVFGVPFPLNRMVFMSQLLVLAIIMGVIHIGFGLIFGMINGIREHNKEHTYEKAGIFTTIILGPVILIAGILNGIEILKTIGGIMIAVGVVLAAKGGGIKGIVEILGTFSNTFSYARIMAIGLAGVILGVVANQLGIQIGGMGGIGMKIVGVVLAILLHSINIIVSSFSPSIHTLRLHLVECFSKFYEPADTEYKPFKKIGGE
- a CDS encoding CcmD family protein translates to MQNFEYLFAAYSLIWIFISFYLFFIGNKQYKIIQKIEKIKDKD
- the ccsA gene encoding cytochrome c biogenesis protein CcsA: MLNKYFYRLYLFLLGVTFVTIEASLYYIFILSPVEETMGIIQKIFYFHVASAWLSFFSFFIVFISSIIFLWKKEKIWDIVAHSSAEIGIIFCTIVLITGPIWARPIWNAWWSWDARLTTTLVLWMIYMAYIFIRPFTENEVKGAKASAVFGIIGFIDVPIVYMSIRWWRTIHPQAVIASKKGGLDPVMLKTLIISIIGFTFLYLSVIILNVSIDLIKDELENKK
- a CDS encoding heme exporter protein CcmB — protein: MKNYFNVIWAIVYKDVISEFRSKETVSSIIIFTILVFVIFNFTFEPGASYINEISPGILWVAYIFSSILGLNRTFLPERENNCISGLMLSPIDRGAIYLAKMIGNMVFIFIVVGLSLPVFTVFYNINIFLFLPKLILIFFLSIAGISGLGTALSAMAVNTRTREIMLPILLFPIMVPVILASVKTTSGILEGKTLEEITSWIKLVIAFDIIFIVVSYLTFEYLIEE
- a CDS encoding ABC transporter ATP-binding protein, which produces MDSVIEVKNVSKYFGKKVALDSVNLNLCDGESLTLFGPNGAGKSTLLKIMSTLLHPSCGDVKICGISINDDKPSIRKNIGIISHDSFLYGNLTAEENLVFYGKLYCIDNLGERVSCLLEKFNLAVHRDTLVRTFSRGMSQRLAIARSILHDPRIIFLDEPYTGLDPQASDLLTNILQNFHTEKKTVIVTTHDLEKGWTTATKIAILVNGQIKLLEDKNNIRKENIFNLYLQCINKK
- a CDS encoding cytochrome c-type biogenesis protein CcmH — its product is MNIKRVFLILLFFAVYSSQNKVSAVTVDEMLPEIKCPDDQESLEHQHGCPKHEEMLSLLQRLVGEGKTKDEILDAFVSQYGLSSLVNATGRGFGRTSYLVPIFGLLLVFVIIYIYIEKWIKRGEINSQLEKEKVTSEGLSGYEKKFNEEYENFKRGE